The window GGAGAGATTAGCTGGAAATACACTGGGTACTGacatccccccctgcccccagtccaTCCCAGTCCAACCCTGGCCTTTCCCATCATCCACTCACCTGCAAAATCGTGCACTAGATCATCAATGAGATTCCCTACAATGGCataggctgccaccaccacaatgATGAGTGCCATCAGCAAGTACAGGACGTAGTGGGGCACACGGATGGAATCCAGAGAGGGAGGCTGGAAGTCCATCAAGAGGCCCTCTTCCACATCGTCCTCTTGTGGCTGCATTGAGCACCTCAAATAAGAAAAAGTTGTAGAGGCCACAGGCCGTCTCAGCAACCTCCGGAACAAATTCTCTATgcggcagctgcagcaagccagccgggGGTACGATCTTGTTCTTGGTGACTAGCTAAACTCTACTAGATGGCAGGGTggattctggaaaaaaaaagtttctttctTTAGGCACACGGAGGACATTTGGGAACTAGGGTGGTACAGTATTAGAGGGAGGGACTAGGACCCGAGACACTGGGTTTGAATTCCCACCCAGCCACTCTCCTAtgcaaggacgctcaagtgtagggaaacacaTCTGTCTAcacaagggcagtttaaaaagacagctgagatggctcctcagagggtttgttaatttcatctattcctccccaaaggctatgtcaatttcgccaaagatgaaattaacaaactctctgaggagtgatctccactggctctgtctttttaaactacccttctgtaGAGAGATAAaataaaactatgcttcctggctaacgttgcatctccctacacttgagcattcccgtctcagatgtctcgtgtacagagactcacgttacctacctcacagggttatcatGAGGATAACATGAGAGAACATGTGCTGCaccgagctccttggaggaagggtggatgGGTGAACATTTCCTTGTGTAAGAAGAGCACAGTAGATCAGACCAAGGGTCCATCGAGTCTAGCACGATCGTTCCAAGAGTGAGCAGCCAGATCCCTCAGGGAGGCCCAGAAGCTGTGTGAACTAGtgaccataacaacaacaaccaccgcaattgatttatatactgcccttcaggacaacttaacacccactcagagcagcttacaaagtgtgttattttatcctcatgacaatcaccctgtgaggtgggtagggctgagagagctctaagagagctgtgattgacccaaggtcaccctgctggcttcaagtggaggagtggggaatcaaacccagttctccacattagagccctgctgctcttaagcaccacaccaaactggctcatcacATCTTGTAGCATGGAGTTCCATATGTGAGTGGAAAaactcaccacacacacactgctgaagTCCTTGTTTTGACAATAGTTGTTTCAATGCGGCAAGAGTGTCAGAGTGGGGCAACTTGGCTTCATGGAGTTCACTCATGGAGTCCAGTTGGACCAATCAAtccctctctcaacctaacctacctcacagggtagttgtgaacaTAAAACAGATGAGGGGAGAACCAAGTAGACCACCCTGAGGAAGGGAGGCATCAAACTGTGATACAATCACCAGACATCTGACCTGGaagtaaaaatatttagaaaGTACTTCCTACATATCTTAGAAACCTGAaatcccccctgcctcccccccactcAGCAATGAAGGACACACTACACATACTCAGAGGCTCAAACCACCCCCATCTGGGAGCTGCAGGCTTTTCCTGGCATCAAAACACAGCCTGGACAGAtcgttttttcccctcccagcaAGCGAGGCTTTGTTTCCTGTTGTGCACACAGCCCTTTCCTTGGCGCCTGCTGTTGTGTCACTCACATGTtttgaaaacaatgcaaaaatctgTTAAGACCTGTTTGGCCAGCAGCAGTGAAGCAAGTTTGTGCATCACAGGGATCCGAGCCTCATTCCTGCCACCTCTGGAGGGGGTGGGAGAATCCACACCTGGATGTATTTCTGGATCGACAAAGAGTGAAACCTCACCTGAGAAGCCACATACGATGCAATCGACTATGCCTGGGTAGAGGTTGAAGGCATTCGCAGCCCACTAGCATCATGGCTCAGCCAGCTGCGCAATGGGACAGTGACCTTTGGCATCTTCCTGTGGCCCCCAAAGCCTCATCCAGAGCTCAGGAATCTCAGGGGACCTTTGCAAAGAAACAACCACCTTGCAGTTCACTTGCGGATCCAGCAAGGACAGAGTCACCCTTCTGTATGGGCTTGTTCTCTAAATCAGGCACACAGATGGTGTGAGAACtactgggagggggcagggagttgGGCTGGTCTTgaacaggaggaggggaggagaccgGGTTGTATTTCAGGCTCTGAATTTTTCTGATGTTTCTGTCCATCACTTGCTCAAAGGATGTGTGGGGAAACAACAGAACAGACAGTTTGATGTCCCGGGCTGGGGCtctggcctccccccacccaggaTACTCCCCGCCCCCAAGGTAGAATTCAGATCTGACCAGCTGAGCTACCAAACTTCTGGTGACGTTTTGTCTCTCAAATGAATGTAcaagagtcagtgtggtgcagtggttagaatggcTCCATAGGAATCATTGTACCTTTGCACCCAAAGGCCTTAACTCAGAAGCCCAAAGCAGATGAGGGCTAATCTAGCTACATGTTTTCATTCCTTGAATGAATTCAGGGTGCCATACCCAGTTCTCTTTGCCTGGACTTTATCACAACCAGCCTGTGGGGTAGGTCAGGCCAATAGAGATACTAGccggcctgaggtcacccagtgtTTTGGAAGTTTGAACTATGGCGTGTCCCCAGTTCTAGTCTAACACTCTGACCgctccaccacactggctctcgatCTGTGCAGGGTTACCATAAAACCACTTCAGTTCTGCAACCTGTGTAAATTATGGTTACTGCATCTTTTTAGTATAATTTATCCCACTTGTGCTGGTCATTGGCAGaggtgagcaatttgtctggaAACCCAGCCTGGCCTTTAATTTCAGAATGCTTTAGCAactagaaacattttttttaaattgaaagcttttaaaataaataaaatcaaaaagagtccagtagcacctttaagactaaccaattttattttagcataagctttcgagaatcaagttctcttcgtcagatgcctgatacaggcctctgtatcaggcatctgacgaagagaacttgattctcgaaagcttatgctaaaataaaattggttagtcttaaaggtgctactggactctttttgattttgctaccacagactaacacggctaacttctctgcatttaaaataaataaactctctTGACCCAAACTGCAAAATATGGACATTTCTGAATCTCTGCTTCTTCCTTTAAAACGCCACAGCCTTGGCCATTCATCCCATCTGACATTTGGTTCTTAAGAAACAACAGGGCTGGTAGGCTGCTATTCCGAATCAAAGCCAACGGTCCTTTTTGCTTAGATTTGTCCTTGAGATGTGTCATCACGGGGAACTGgggtggggaaagagagagattatttGGCTCCCGGCCTTGTGTTCCATTTAATCAGCCCTGGATATTTGAGTGTCCTCTAACCGCTGCCATTAGCAGCCGACAGCTTCGAGGCCAAGCCCTGCCAGCTGCTCATTTGCCAGACCAGCATTGCTTTTTTGCTGGCGTTTTCTCCAAAAAAACATACTTTCAGCATTGGCTCCTGAAGGCCTTTACCTAGTAGCCTAGTAGCCGTTATCTAGTAGTCAAATCCGTGTcagggctgtaccatttcagactgtggGAGGGGGGCTTCTACAAAAGGATGCTTCTCCAAGAAATTTTCTCTGAACATAGAAAAACAGCAGACCAGGAAGAAAGGAAACCTTCTCCTAGATACGCTAGTTTTCTGTGTACAGGGTGGGAGGATGGGAGGCAGTCCCTTATGAAACCCTGGTACAGCCCAAATACAGATCAAAAGCTTTTTTAAGAAGGCTGGctacagtatcagatacatgagGGCTGGAAAGAAGGGGCAAGCAGGTATTCTCCATTTTGTTTCCTGCTATAGGTTTGTAGTTACTCTTGGCCTGATTGGCTTTTCAGGTGCAACATTTTTATGACATCAAAGCAGCCCAGCCAATGGCAGGAACTTTGAAAAGATCAACGAATGTTCCCTATTtcatattttttaatgttattatttttctttaaaaatttcaGTCCCCGCCTCCCCCCTTGCCATTGTGTTCATACATTTGTTTGCATTGGGTAAAGGTGCAAGCGCCAAGTCATTAGATGAgaacaaaaatctgccaagaaaacatgatgtgaCGTACCCCCATGGTTGCACTGGGCACATGTTCTGCAATTCAGACACTGTTTTCACATTCAACAGGTGCTCTTTACATGAATAATGTTGAAAAAATTCTATTATGCAGGAAGGATGATGGTTTGTGAGAAAGAGGCATGAGGAGAAATCACAGGTTTGATTCATACAAGGGAGAACTGAAATCAAAATGGAGGGAAAGATCAAAACAGTACCCAAAGAAAGTAGGCACCCAAATTATTCAGACTTTGCGTAACtggtagaattcactgccaccgGATGCGGCAATAGCTGCCTTCCGAGGAGGCTTTAAAGGGGgactgtgcgtgtgtgtgtgtggatatgAAGTGGGCCTGAGAACTACAGCAAATGTTCCATTGCTCACGCAGCAAATACGGAGATCAGATCAGTGCAGGAAAGTTGCCATTGTGTCATTCTCTGGAAAAGGATCAAATCAACAGTCTCAGCACACGCAGAAAAAGATCCCTCCCCAACCCCGCCCTCCACTCCTAGCAGCACAAGCAAAAAAGCCGATTAATAGGTTTAGTAAAAAAATTAAGCAGATTGCTGGAGAGTGAGCCATGAAAATGTTTTTGCAGGGGGGAAACGGGAGCAGGAAAAGCTTCTCTAGCCAAAACCGATGCCTGCCAGGGTTTCAGGCTGAGCCAGATCAAACCATTAAGTCCCAGGCTCCgtccagcaaaggggggggggggaagacatggCCCAAGGCAATCAGGTCTAAATGAAACACTGCCAAGGAACAACCCTCAAGCGCACAAAGGCGAGAGAAGCATCTGCAAGATTCACACCAcggttttttaaaattgtgcccACGGGTCTGTTTGCAGACCTTGCTAAAGACTTCATTGGCATCCCGCTAAACCATACTCCAGAATCATTCATGAGAGGCAGCGGCTCCCCCATAGAATCACTGATGAGGACCAAGTGGTTGAACaactcaggttcgaatctcctCTGTCAAGACAGCTAGCCGCAATTTCTAATTTGTCCTTTTCTTATCCCCCATGGAACTCAGGATGGCACACACGGCTCTCCATTTTGCCCACACAATAACTCTGTGACGTAAGTTATGCTGAGTATGATTGGCCCAACGTGACCCTGCAAATGTcatgatactctaaccactatgcatgTTGGCCCCCATAGTATAAAATAGCAAACAAAATCATCAATCTGCATGGGGAATGCTGTTTTCTCATTTCTGTGCCTGCCATTCTTCACTCCCTCCCTGCATCTATGTCTTGGAGTGGCCATAGGAGATTGGAAGGCTCTTGCGTCCCTTAGAATTCAGGGTGAATCATCCAGACACCCAAAACTGCCTCTGTGCTCCTCTTCTAAAAGGGCAGCCAGCAGCTCCTTTGACCGTAAGTTCATTCATGGAATAGAGGCAAGCACCCCTGGAACTGTGGCACCCCAAGAACTTGCCTAGTGTCTCTGTAGTGGGCCTTAGTGTtctgcaccccacccccaagaaaaTGACCAGCACATGCCtcaaaaaataaattaatgaaccTCTTCTGAGAGGGGCCATTTTCGTGAACAAGTTACTGGCAGGAGACAAACCAAGTAATCAGGACTGTGACTCCTGCAGAGATACAAAGAGAGGCTCTTTTGAGCAGAGGAGTCACTTGCTTCTCCAACTAAACAAGATATACGGAGTGTACCATAGGAACAGGGGGTACTTGACAGTATCCTCCTCTTTTAAAAACATACCTTTACAGTCGTCTTTCCCCAAAGCAACCCCTTAAGAGGAGAGGGATGCTGAATTAACATCACATCCCGAACCCTGCCAGGGCTGGCGACAGGGCCCGAAGATTGCACAGATCCACTTGCACCAATCCTGTGTTATTTGAGGACAAGACACGTGTGAGCTGGTGCAGGAACTGTCAGCACCAAAGGGTAATTCCCAGAATGCTTTGCTGAGGGCACAGCCAAAAGGAATCTGAAGTCCtggtttcccctcccccccacagcaGCCACTTGGAAGCAGAACTTTGCTTCCCTTTAAGTAAGGAAGATGACGATTTGCACAGTTCATTCAAAAGGAGGGAGCCCTACATTCAAACTGGTCGCCTGGGTAACAAAGAAGAATTCAGACAGAAGGCTGGCAGATCTGGAACGTTTCCCAAGCTCTATGGATGGTCCCtcaggggaaaggaagagaggcaCTTTCCAAGTCATAAAGGGGTGATGCAGTGGAAATTAGGTCACTGTTGGCTCCAAAGGAGAAACCGTTGGGCAATGGATAGGGGGAAAGGGCTCCCCTAAAAAAACCCCTCCCCTTGGGGCTGTGGAGCCACTCACAATCACCACTGAAAATCTGTGACCTATCCAAGCTAGTTGTAACCCACAAGCGTGACGACACACCATGACAGAGCTTAACCTGCTTTGGGCTTCCACTGAACATGAGACACTCCAAATGCGGAGAGGTGGGTCTGCTGAGCGCTCAGCACGGTGCTTCCCACTCTTGCCCAGGGGCTCCCTCGATTTGCCAGGGTTCTGATGGATGGGAAGACTGGACATTCCCCCCGCCTCTGCCCCAAGTACAAAGGAACCAAAAGACCATGGACCACCATCACAAAACTCATTTAAAGATGGAACCCACAAGAAAGAAAAGGCAGAAATAATTTAATGGCTGAGACAAAGTTTCTCAGTCCGGCCTCCAGCGCCATGCCTGGGACCACAGAAAGCTGAGCAGTGGTGGAATTACAGGCAACAACGGCAAAGGGGTGGGAGCCACAAGCAACCCCCATCTCCCTTCAGTCTGATGCCTCCAGCTTGCTCAGCCCATCAGCATACTGGAATTCCATCCCGTTCTCATACTCGTACATGTCCAGAGCCACCTCACAGCTCTCCCGGACCACCCGTTCCTCATCCTTGGCGTAGGCCTGCAGAGTGGCCAGGCAGGAGGCCTTGGCAATGGAGCCCAAGGCCTCAGCACATTCATGGCGCACCATGGGGTTCTCAGCCACACTCTCAAGGGCAGCTGTCAGCTGCAGGACAGAGGCCTCATGCTGCATCTGACCCAGAACGTAGGCAATCTCATGGCGGAAGAGGGCACCACCGGACTTCAGGCCTGGAAGAAAGGGTTCATGGGATTATAGAAGGTCATGGAGGGGGTCCTCCAGGCATGTAAACCTGGCCACTGCAGCACCTACAGATGTCAGAAAGGGCAAGTCCCAGCAAAACTGGAAGGGGATCAAAACGTGGGCACTTATTGGCCTTATCCTGTTGCAACCAACCAACAACAACAGGGAACAACTTCCTAAAATGCACTGAACTGGAggagcacgcaggctcaaggaagtcacaaacacacacaatttatACAGTGTAATTTCAGTGTATATATCATAAAGTCCCAAACTTACAGAACCATAACGCCCAAATTACAGACTGGTAAAATAAAGAACCAACATTCAGTGTAAATTTCCGTTCAATATGAATTTCCGCTAATGCAGAATAAGTTCACTGTTTTCCGCTAATGCGGGTTGTAATCACAGACATAACGTCCACGGTTATCGGTGGTAGCAGCAATGCCACAACTTGCTAGGATTATGGCAACTGGGTTCACTAAGAACAGTGTCCACGGCAAAGGCAATATCCACGGCAACAAGCTATACCGGTCTCCTTTACTTTCACTCGTTTCAACCcactttcttcttcaggccgttagttATCAACATCTATTTCTGCAATTTAAACCTCCAATGTGAAAAGAGCAGTGATGCTCTTTGAATGGATTGACAACTGAATGGAAATTTACACTGAATGTTGGTTCTTTATTTTACCAGTCTGTAATTTGGGCGTTATGGTTCTGTAAGTTTGGGACTTTATGATATATACACTGAAATTACACTGTataaattgtgtgtgtttgtgacttccttgagcctgcgtgctccTCCAGTTCAGTGCTTATCCTGTTGCAGGCAAATGGCTCAGCAGCATTGCCCAAGTTTTTGGAGGCTGCTGGTTTTCAAGCATTGCTGAGtcgttcctccccctccccccaatgtacTTCCAGGGTGTATAGGAACTATCTGCATGCAGAGGAAACACCTCTGGTGCTTCTGCATGAGTTCCTAACCTGAGTAGTAAATTCAGAATGCGAGGAGTTGATCTCcgagtgactcatgcagagaggCAATGAGCAGCCTCCTCTAAGGGCCAGGAATTAATTCAAAGTGCCCCAGTGAAGAGACCAGATGGATTGCCTTCCCCCAGCCACAGCTAGGATCATTCAGAGATGTGGCAGGCAGGCTCTCTTGGGTGGTTTGCCCCCAGGCCTAGTTTAAATTTGTGTTGCACATATACTGTAGTTCTCTTATGGTGCACAGCTTGGGAATTGGCAGCATGGAGGGAAACAACAGGTACCGGGGCCAACAAAGAAGCCTACAGACTGGGAGGACAGTGAGACTAGAGGAGAGACGGGACTCAAGAGTGGCCCATTACTCAAGCTATGAGCCAAGATGGGAAGAAAGGACTTCCAGGCTGGCTGGAGATTGCTGGGAGGACAAATGATCTCTCCCTCTGAACCTGCCTTCCAAAAAGGGCTGCAGTACATGAAACATGACATTCCAGGTTCGTCCCAGTTGAGATCCAGAGCCTAACTGCTCCATCAAATGACACCTCCACAGACCATTAGATGAACCTCCCTTTTACATTGGTGTTGGGTGGGGGAAAGCAGAGGCGCACCAAGGGCCCCCCTGACAAGATTTGAACTGCTTGGCTGCAacgctgccccagctgcctgccccgGGAGGAGAAGCAGGAAGGCTCACCGTCGGCAAGGGCAAGGACAGCAGGTTCCCCTCCGAGGTTCCGCAGGGCAAACATGGCCCGATAGCGCTCAAAGAGCGGCCGTGATTCATCCAGCAGGGCTTCCCTCAGCTTCCCGACATCCTCCTCCGGAGCAGGGGGGGCTGGATCCACGGAACTGTATGGGCTGGCTGAGGGCtctgctttgtgtgtctgaaaCCACTCCAGTCTCTTCACAGCCAGCTGGCATGTCTCTGCTACCTATACAAGGTTAAAtaccaaaaaaaaccaaaatgatccTCTCTTGACTCCCCTCCCTTTCCAATTTGCCCTTCGAATCTATGAACTCATTAAAGACTGAATCAAGTTTAAACCCATATCCAGGGCTATGTGAATTCTCTGGCTGCACTGTGAAAACATAGTGTTGGCTATGAAAAGGAGTTCCTTGGCTctcttgcttaaaaaaaaaaaaaaaagaacatgcagGATTCTAGCCTCACACCTGCAGATATAGGGCCTGAATCTCAGAAGCCACAGGAGGAATTGAAAAAATTTCCAGCAGAGGTGGGAGACGGGGCTTTAACCTTATCTGACTCTCAAAACCAGAATAAACTGTGCAAATATGCTTACTTTGCATGAGATAAAAATACTTATTTCCTTGGTGCAGAGTCTGGATAGACCAGCCACAAAACCGGTAGAAAGCAACTGGTGCCACCCAAATCCTCCTCCTCTTGCCAGACTCCTGGCTCCAGCAATGACCAAAGAGCAGCTGAGAACACCTCCATTCTCAACCACCCTTTTAACGTACGGCTCTTCAGCCACAC of the Eublepharis macularius isolate TG4126 chromosome 5, MPM_Emac_v1.0, whole genome shotgun sequence genome contains:
- the DOHH gene encoding deoxyhypusine hydroxylase — its product is MVTEKEITLIGKTLVDSSQPLKNRFRALFTLRSLGGPAAIEWISQAFGDDSALLKHELAYCLGQMQDERAIPVLLSVLQDTSQEPMVRHEAGEALGAIGNPKVLDVLRRYSKDPVIEVAETCQLAVKRLEWFQTHKAEPSASPYSSVDPAPPAPEEDVGKLREALLDESRPLFERYRAMFALRNLGGEPAVLALADGLKSGGALFRHEIAYVLGQMQHEASVLQLTAALESVAENPMVRHECAEALGSIAKASCLATLQAYAKDEERVVRESCEVALDMYEYENGMEFQYADGLSKLEASD